Proteins encoded in a region of the Pseudomonas sp. PDNC002 genome:
- the mraZ gene encoding division/cell wall cluster transcriptional repressor MraZ, with translation MFRGANAISLDAKGRLAMPSRYRDELVSRCDGQLIVTIDAVDTCLTVYPLPEWELIEAKLRELPSLREETRRLQRLLIGNAVDLELDSAGRFLVPPRLREYAGLDKKAMLVGQLNKFQLWDEDKWNAVAEADLAAIKEPGGLPDELRDLIL, from the coding sequence GTGTTTCGCGGAGCTAACGCCATCAGTCTCGACGCCAAAGGGCGCCTCGCGATGCCGAGTCGGTATCGTGACGAGCTCGTTTCGCGTTGCGATGGCCAGCTCATCGTCACCATCGATGCGGTCGACACCTGCCTCACCGTATACCCCCTCCCGGAATGGGAACTCATCGAAGCCAAGCTGCGTGAACTGCCCTCGCTGCGTGAAGAAACGCGGCGCCTGCAGCGTTTGCTGATTGGTAATGCCGTGGACCTGGAGCTCGATAGCGCCGGGCGTTTCCTCGTTCCGCCGCGCCTGCGCGAATACGCCGGGTTGGACAAGAAGGCGATGCTGGTCGGCCAGTTGAACAAGTTCCAGCTGTGGGACGAAGACAAATGGAATGCGGTTGCCGAGGCCGATCTCGCAGCCATCAAAGAGCCCGGCGGCCTGCCGGATGAATTGCGCGACCTTATTCTGTGA
- the rsmH gene encoding 16S rRNA (cytosine(1402)-N(4))-methyltransferase RsmH, whose amino-acid sequence MTSTFQHITVLLEEAVEALAPLEGGRYVDGTFGRGGHSRALLGKLGPGGQLLGFDKDPQAIATGKTLAAEDGRFVIVQRSFAEMGEEFSARGLQGSVNGVLLDLGVSSPQLDDPERGFSFLNDGPLDMRMNPDQGVSAAQWIATAAEDEIARVFKDYGEERFAKRMARAIVQRRAEKPFERTADLAAVITEANPAWEKGKNPATRAFQGLRIFINNELGDLERGLEAAMEGLAVGGRLVVISFHSLEDRIVKQFMRKQVKGEADNLPRNLPIQVKPFEPRLKLIGKPVYASEAELKANPRSRSAVMRIAEKVR is encoded by the coding sequence GTGACCAGTACCTTCCAACACATCACCGTTCTACTCGAGGAGGCCGTCGAAGCGCTGGCCCCCCTGGAGGGCGGCCGCTATGTGGACGGAACCTTCGGCAGGGGAGGGCACAGCCGGGCCTTGCTCGGGAAGCTCGGCCCGGGCGGTCAACTGCTCGGGTTCGACAAGGATCCCCAGGCAATCGCGACGGGAAAAACACTGGCGGCCGAAGACGGCCGCTTCGTCATTGTGCAAAGGTCCTTCGCCGAGATGGGCGAAGAGTTCTCCGCGCGCGGCCTGCAGGGCAGCGTGAATGGCGTTCTGCTGGACCTGGGCGTGTCCTCGCCGCAACTGGATGATCCGGAGCGCGGCTTCAGCTTCCTCAATGACGGTCCGCTGGACATGCGGATGAACCCGGACCAGGGCGTCAGCGCCGCGCAGTGGATCGCCACGGCCGCCGAGGACGAGATCGCTCGCGTGTTCAAGGATTACGGCGAAGAGCGTTTCGCCAAGCGCATGGCCCGCGCCATTGTGCAGCGCCGTGCCGAGAAGCCTTTCGAGCGCACCGCCGATCTGGCTGCCGTGATCACCGAGGCCAACCCGGCCTGGGAGAAGGGCAAGAACCCGGCCACTCGCGCCTTCCAGGGCCTGCGCATTTTCATCAACAACGAGCTGGGCGATCTGGAGCGCGGCCTCGAAGCTGCGATGGAAGGCCTGGCCGTGGGCGGTCGTCTGGTGGTGATCAGCTTCCACTCGCTGGAAGATCGCATCGTCAAACAGTTCATGCGCAAGCAGGTGAAGGGCGAGGCAGACAACCTGCCGCGCAACCTGCCGATCCAGGTCAAGCCGTTCGAGCCGCGCCTGAAGCTGATCGGCAAGCCGGTCTACGCC